A single window of Eucalyptus grandis isolate ANBG69807.140 chromosome 1, ASM1654582v1, whole genome shotgun sequence DNA harbors:
- the LOC104443485 gene encoding ELMO domain-containing protein A, giving the protein MSRTLRRRLHHGDVGGRGTEHLESSGLEGLEEPLLGSYEDDDKRSEGQVLEDLWDDERKKERLHWTMLFSQLIAQWMQWLANIVLGSGSLIGRFLPLSSITQNGQSKILQPTLSPLQEERLRNLQQRLGVPFDGSRLEHQDALRQLWKLAYPDRELPSLKSELWKDMGWQGTDPSTDFRGGGYISMENLIFFAKKYPESFQRLLHKQDGTRAEWEYPFAVAGINLSFMLAQMLDLQSGKPSSLAGVRFLELLQEDEMAFDNLYCVAFQMMDAQWLAKRASYMEFNDVLKSTRTQLERELSLEDVSSIRDLPAYNLLKL; this is encoded by the exons ATGTCGAGAACTCTGAGAAGAAGGCTCCATCACGGAGACGTGGGTGGGAGGGGGACCGAGCATCTGGAGAGTTCGGGTTTGGAAGGTTTGGAAGAGCCTTTGTTGGGGAGCTATGAAGACGATGATAAGCGTTCCGAG GGACAAGTACTggaagatctttgggatgatgaGAGGAAAAAGGAGCGCCTCCATTGGACAATGTTATTTAGCCAGTTGATTGCACAGTGGATGCAATGGCTTG CTAACATAGTCCTTGGGTCTGGATCGCTGATTGGACggtttcttcctctttcttctatCACTCAGAATGGACAAAGCAAGATTTTGCAACCGACTCTTAGTCCATTGCAG GAAGAAAGGCTTAGAAATCTCCAGCAGAGGTTGGGAGTCCCATTTGATGGTTCTCGACTGGAGCATCAA GATGCTCTTAGACAGCTCTGGAAGTTGGCTTATCCTGATAGAGAACTCCCTTCGCTAAAATCAGAACTGTGGAAGGATATGGGTTGGCAAGGTACCGATCCTTCGACAGATTTCAG GGGTGGAGGATATATATCAATGGAGAATCTTATCTTTTTTGCAAAGAAATATCCG GAATCATTTCAGAGATTGTTGCACAAACAAGACGGTACTAGGGCTGAGTGGGAATACCCATTTGCTGTGGCTGGCATCAACTTGTCCTTTATGTTGGCTCAGATGTTGGATCTTCAGTCAG GAAAGCCATCATCTTTGGCTGGCGTTAGGTTCTTAGAACTGCttcaagaagatgaaatggCTTTTGATAATCTCTATTGCGTGGCCTTTCAAATGATGGATGCCCAATGGCTAGCAAAGCGTGCATCATATATGGAATTTAAT GATGTCTTGAAATCAACAAGAACGCAGCTGGAGCGTGAGCTCTCTCTTGAAGATGTTTCTAGCATTAGGGACTTACCTGCATACAATCTGCTAAAGTTGTAA